In Camelus bactrianus isolate YW-2024 breed Bactrian camel chromosome 10, ASM4877302v1, whole genome shotgun sequence, a genomic segment contains:
- the MRPL49 gene encoding large ribosomal subunit protein mL49 translates to MAATIFRAVLRGSRTGVLPDSGLRRLSQTQEPPDYRSFVESVDEYHFVERLLPPTSIPQPPKHEHYPTPSGWQPPRDLPPNLPYFVRRSRMHNIPVYKDITHGNRQMTVIRKVEGDIWALQKDVEDFLSPLLGKTPVTQVNEVTGTLRVKGYFDQQLKAWLLEKGF, encoded by the exons ATGGCAGCTACCATATTCCGGGCTGTGCTACGGGGCTCGAGAACCGGCGTCCTGCCGGACAGCGGGCTACGGCGGCTG AGCCAGACCCAGGAACCTCCTGATTATCGCAGCTTTGTGGAGTCTGTGGATGAATACCATTTTGTGGAGCGCCTGTTACCCCCCACCAGCATCCCACAGCCCCCAAAGCATGAACATTATCCCACTCCTAGTGGCTGGCAGCCACCCAGAG ACCTCCCACCCAACTTGCCCTACTTTGTGCGGCGCTCTCGGATGCATAACATCCCTGTCTACAAGGACATCACGCATGGCAACCGTCAGATGACTGTAATCCGGAAGGTGGAGGGGGACATTTGG GCCCTGCAGAAGGATGTGGAAGATTTCCTGAGCCCACTTCTGGGGAAGACACCTGTCACCCAGGTCAATGAGGTGACAGGTACCCTTCGGGTCAAGGGCTACTTTGATCAGCAGCTCAAAGCCTGGCTCCTGGAAAAGGGCTTCTGA
- the SYVN1 gene encoding E3 ubiquitin-protein ligase synoviolin isoform X2 codes for MFRTAVMMAASLALTGAVVAHAYYLKHQFYPTVVYLTKSSPSMAVLYIQAFVLVFLLGKVMGKVFFGQLRAAEMEHLLERSWYAVTETCLAFTVFRDDFSPRFVALFTLLLFLKCFHWLAEDRVDFMERSPNISWLFHCRIVSLMFLLGILDFLFVSHAYHSILTRGASVQLVFGFEYAILMTMVLTIFIKYVLHSVDLQSENPWDNKAVYMLYTELFTGFIKVLLYMAFMTIMIKVHTFPLFAIRPMYLAMRQFKKAVTDAIMSRRAIRNMNTLYPDATPEELQAMDNVCIICREEMVTGAKRLPCNHIFHTSCLRSWFQRQQTCPTCRMDVLRASLPTQSPPPPEPADQGPPQAPHPPPLLPQPPNFPQGLLPPFPPGMFPLWPPMGPFPPVPPPPSSGEAVAPPSTSTALSRPSGAATTTAASAASTPAPGSASTPEAGPAPGFPFPPPWMGMPLPPPFAFPPMPVPPAGFAGLTPEELRALEGHERQHLEARLQSLRNIHTLLDAAMLQINQYLTVLASLGPPRPATSANPTEETAPTAATAASSTSIPNSEATTPSPGASPPAPEPEKPPAPESVGTEELPEDGEPDAAELRRRRLQKLESPVAH; via the exons ATGTTCCGCACCGCCGTGATGATGGCGGCCAGCCTGGCGCTGACCGGGGCTGTGGTGGCTCATGCCTACTACCTCAAGCACCAGTTCTACCCCACTGTGGTGTACTTGACCAAGTCTAGCCCCAGCATGGCA GTCCTGTACATCCAGGCTTTCGTCCTTGTCTTCCTCTTGGGCAAGGTGATGGGCAAGGTGTTCTTTGGGCAGCTGAGGGCAGCAGAGATGGAG CATCTTCTGGAACGTTCCTGGTATGCTGTCACTGAGACTTGTCTGGCCTTCACGGTCTTTCGGGACGACTTCAGCCCCCGCTTTGTTGCgctcttcactctcctcctcttcctcaaatgTTTTCACTGGCTGGCTGAGGATCGTGTGGACTTT ATGGAACGCAGCCCCAATATCTCTTGGCTCTTTCACTGCCGCATTGTCT CCCTTATGTTCCTCCTGGGTATCCTGGACTTCCTCTTCGTCAGCCATGCCTATCACAGCATCCTGACCCGTGGGGCCTCTGTGCAGCTGGTGTTTGGCTTTGAG tACGCCATCCTGATGACTATGGTGCTCACCATTTTCATCAAGTACGTGCTGCACTCCGTGGACCTCCAGAGTGAGAATCCTTGGGACAATAAGGCCGTGTACATGCTCTACACGGAGCTCTTTACAG GCTTCATCAAGGTTCTGCTGTACATGGCTTTCATGACCATCATGATCAAGGTGCACACTTTCCCTCTCTTTGCCATCCGGCCTATGTACCTGGCCATGAG GCAGTTCAAGAAAGCTGTGACAGACGCCATTATGTCTCGCCGAGCCATCCGCAACATGAACACACT GTATCCAGATGCCACCCCAGAGGAACTCCAGGCAATGGACAACGTCTGCATCATCTGCCGAGAAGAGATGGTGACTGGTGCCAAGAGACTGCCCTGCAACCACATTTTCCATACCAG CTGCCTGCGCTCCTGGTTCCAGCGGCAGCAGACCTGCCCCACCTGCCGTATGGACGTCCTCCGGGCATCGCTGCCAACCCAGTCACCACCGCCCCCTGAACCTGCAGATCAGGGGCCACCAcaggctccccaccccccaccactcctgccccagccccccaaCT tcccccagggcctcctgcctccctttcctccaGGCATGTTCCCGCTGTGGCCCCCCATGGGCCCCTTTCCTCCTGTTCCACCTCCCCCCAGCTCAGGAGAGGCAGTGGCCCCTCCGTCCACCAGCACAG CCCTTTCTCGGCCCAGTGGAGCAGCCACAACCACAGCTGCTTCTGCTGCCTCTACCCCGGCACCTGGCTCTGCCTCCACCCCTGAAGCCGGCCCCGCCCCAggcttccccttccctcctccctggatGGGCatgcccctgcctccaccctttG cctTCCCCCCAATGCCTGTGCCTCCTGCCGGCTTTGCTGGGCTGACCCCGGAGGAGCTGCGGGCTCTGGAAGGCCATGAGCGGCAGCACCTGGAGGCTCGCCTACAGAGCCTGCGCAACATCCACACGCTGCTGGATGCCGCTATGCTGCAGATCAACCAGTACCTCACCGTGCTTGCCTCCCTGGG GCCCCCCAGGCCTGCCACCTCAGCCAACCCCACTGAGGAGACTGCCCCTACAGCTGCCACTGCTGCCTCGTCCACCAGCATCCCCAACTCTGAGGCCACCACCCCGTCCCCAGGagcctccccaccagcccctgaACCTGAAAAGCCTCCAG CTCCTGAGTCAGTGGGCACTGAGGAGCTGCCTGAGGACGGGGAGCCTGATGCAGCAGAGCTCCGTCGCCGTCGCCTACAAAAGCTGGAGTCCCCTGTTGCCCACTGA
- the SYVN1 gene encoding E3 ubiquitin-protein ligase synoviolin isoform X1, translated as MFRTAVMMAASLALTGAVVAHAYYLKHQFYPTVVYLTKSSPSMAVLYIQAFVLVFLLGKVMGKVFFGQLRAAEMEHLLERSWYAVTETCLAFTVFRDDFSPRFVALFTLLLFLKCFHWLAEDRVDFMERSPNISWLFHCRIVSLMFLLGILDFLFVSHAYHSILTRGASVQLVFGFEYAILMTMVLTIFIKYVLHSVDLQSENPWDNKAVYMLYTELFTGFIKVLLYMAFMTIMIKVHTFPLFAIRPMYLAMRQFKKAVTDAIMSRRAIRNMNTLYPDATPEELQAMDNVCIICREEMVTGAKRLPCNHIFHTSCLRSWFQRQQTCPTCRMDVLRASLPTQSPPPPEPADQGPPQAPHPPPLLPQPPNFPQGLLPPFPPGMFPLWPPMGPFPPVPPPPSSGEAVAPPSTSTAALSRPSGAATTTAASAASTPAPGSASTPEAGPAPGFPFPPPWMGMPLPPPFAFPPMPVPPAGFAGLTPEELRALEGHERQHLEARLQSLRNIHTLLDAAMLQINQYLTVLASLGPPRPATSANPTEETAPTAATAASSTSIPNSEATTPSPGASPPAPEPEKPPAPESVGTEELPEDGEPDAAELRRRRLQKLESPVAH; from the exons ATGTTCCGCACCGCCGTGATGATGGCGGCCAGCCTGGCGCTGACCGGGGCTGTGGTGGCTCATGCCTACTACCTCAAGCACCAGTTCTACCCCACTGTGGTGTACTTGACCAAGTCTAGCCCCAGCATGGCA GTCCTGTACATCCAGGCTTTCGTCCTTGTCTTCCTCTTGGGCAAGGTGATGGGCAAGGTGTTCTTTGGGCAGCTGAGGGCAGCAGAGATGGAG CATCTTCTGGAACGTTCCTGGTATGCTGTCACTGAGACTTGTCTGGCCTTCACGGTCTTTCGGGACGACTTCAGCCCCCGCTTTGTTGCgctcttcactctcctcctcttcctcaaatgTTTTCACTGGCTGGCTGAGGATCGTGTGGACTTT ATGGAACGCAGCCCCAATATCTCTTGGCTCTTTCACTGCCGCATTGTCT CCCTTATGTTCCTCCTGGGTATCCTGGACTTCCTCTTCGTCAGCCATGCCTATCACAGCATCCTGACCCGTGGGGCCTCTGTGCAGCTGGTGTTTGGCTTTGAG tACGCCATCCTGATGACTATGGTGCTCACCATTTTCATCAAGTACGTGCTGCACTCCGTGGACCTCCAGAGTGAGAATCCTTGGGACAATAAGGCCGTGTACATGCTCTACACGGAGCTCTTTACAG GCTTCATCAAGGTTCTGCTGTACATGGCTTTCATGACCATCATGATCAAGGTGCACACTTTCCCTCTCTTTGCCATCCGGCCTATGTACCTGGCCATGAG GCAGTTCAAGAAAGCTGTGACAGACGCCATTATGTCTCGCCGAGCCATCCGCAACATGAACACACT GTATCCAGATGCCACCCCAGAGGAACTCCAGGCAATGGACAACGTCTGCATCATCTGCCGAGAAGAGATGGTGACTGGTGCCAAGAGACTGCCCTGCAACCACATTTTCCATACCAG CTGCCTGCGCTCCTGGTTCCAGCGGCAGCAGACCTGCCCCACCTGCCGTATGGACGTCCTCCGGGCATCGCTGCCAACCCAGTCACCACCGCCCCCTGAACCTGCAGATCAGGGGCCACCAcaggctccccaccccccaccactcctgccccagccccccaaCT tcccccagggcctcctgcctccctttcctccaGGCATGTTCCCGCTGTGGCCCCCCATGGGCCCCTTTCCTCCTGTTCCACCTCCCCCCAGCTCAGGAGAGGCAGTGGCCCCTCCGTCCACCAGCACAG CAGCCCTTTCTCGGCCCAGTGGAGCAGCCACAACCACAGCTGCTTCTGCTGCCTCTACCCCGGCACCTGGCTCTGCCTCCACCCCTGAAGCCGGCCCCGCCCCAggcttccccttccctcctccctggatGGGCatgcccctgcctccaccctttG cctTCCCCCCAATGCCTGTGCCTCCTGCCGGCTTTGCTGGGCTGACCCCGGAGGAGCTGCGGGCTCTGGAAGGCCATGAGCGGCAGCACCTGGAGGCTCGCCTACAGAGCCTGCGCAACATCCACACGCTGCTGGATGCCGCTATGCTGCAGATCAACCAGTACCTCACCGTGCTTGCCTCCCTGGG GCCCCCCAGGCCTGCCACCTCAGCCAACCCCACTGAGGAGACTGCCCCTACAGCTGCCACTGCTGCCTCGTCCACCAGCATCCCCAACTCTGAGGCCACCACCCCGTCCCCAGGagcctccccaccagcccctgaACCTGAAAAGCCTCCAG CTCCTGAGTCAGTGGGCACTGAGGAGCTGCCTGAGGACGGGGAGCCTGATGCAGCAGAGCTCCGTCGCCGTCGCCTACAAAAGCTGGAGTCCCCTGTTGCCCACTGA
- the FAU gene encoding ubiquitin-like FUBI-ribosomal protein eS30 fusion protein produces the protein MQLFVRAQELHTLEVTGQETVAQIKAHVASLEGIAPEDQVVLLAGTPLEDEATLGQCGVEALSTLEVAGRMLGGKVHGSLARAGKVRGQTPKVAKQEKKKKKTGRAKRRMQYNRRFVNVVPTFGKKKGPNANS, from the exons ATGCAGCTCTTTGTCCGCGCCCAGGAGCTACACACTCTCGAGGTGACCGGCCAGGAGACGGTCGCCCAGATCAAG GCTCATGTAGCCTCGTTGGAGGGCATCGCTCCAGAAGATCAAGTCGTGCTTCTGGCAGGCACCCCCCTAGAGGATGAGGCTACTCTGGGCCAGTGTGGGGTGGAGGCTCTGAGCACTCTGGAAGTAGCCGGCCGCATGCTTGGAG GTAAAGTCCATGGTTCCTTGGCCCGTGCTGGGAAAGTAAGAGGTCAGACTCCCAAG GTGgccaaacaagagaaaaagaagaagaagacaggCCGGGCCAAGAGACGTATGCAGTACAACCGGCGCTTTGTCAATGTTGTGCCCACCTTTGGCAAGAAGAAGGGCCCCAATGCCAACTCTTAA